From Buchnera aphidicola (Nurudea shiraii), the proteins below share one genomic window:
- the rpsR gene encoding 30S ribosomal protein S18, whose amino-acid sequence MMRYFRRRKFCRFTSDKVKEIDYKDIFILKSYITENGKIVPSRITGTRAKYQRQLARAIKRARYLSLIPYTDQQQ is encoded by the coding sequence ATAATGCGTTATTTTCGTCGCAGGAAATTTTGTAGATTTACTTCTGACAAAGTTAAAGAAATAGATTATAAAGATATTTTTATATTAAAAAGTTATATTACAGAAAATGGAAAGATAGTTCCAAGTAGAATTACAGGTACTAGAGCTAAGTATCAACGTCAATTAGCTCGAGCTATAAAACGTGCTCGTTATCTTTCTTTGATACCGTATACGGATCAGCAGCAATGA
- the rpsF gene encoding 30S ribosomal protein S6, with product MRHYEIVFLIHPDHSEQCHNIIEQYKKIIINNQGKIHRLEDWGKRQLAYAIQKLHKAHYVLMNVEVYPSLIKELSDKFRFSDFIIRNIIICVKSPVTEISPILRSREEVK from the coding sequence ATGAGACATTATGAAATAGTATTTCTTATTCATCCCGATCATAGCGAACAATGTCATAATATTATTGAACAATACAAAAAAATAATTATAAATAATCAAGGGAAAATTCATAGGTTAGAAGATTGGGGTAAACGTCAGCTAGCTTATGCTATTCAAAAGTTACATAAAGCGCATTATGTATTAATGAATGTTGAAGTATATCCAAGTTTAATTAAAGAATTATCTGACAAATTTAGATTTAGTGATTTTATAATTAGAAATATTATTATATGTGTTAAGAGTCCAGTAACAGAGATATCTCCAATATTACGTTCTCGAGAAGAAGTTAAATAG
- a CDS encoding adenylosuccinate synthase: MNNKKNIAILGAQWGDEGKGKIVDFLTKNVDYVVRYQGGHNAGHTLVINGNKIVLHILPSGILHDNIVALIANGVVLSPVHLMNEINMLERFHYNVRNRIIVSELAHLVFSYHISMDLARENKLGQNAIGTTKQGIGPAYEDKIARRGLRICDLRDWSYFSDKLKDNIDYYNYQLENFYHAKGVNYNSIIDEIFLTKDYLISISRNVSKILMQSQHDNKSVIFEGAQGSMLDVDHGMYPYVTSSNSVSGNIFTGTGARLDSIRDIIGVVKSYSTRVGNGPFPTEVFGKLDSYFCKKGNEFGSTTGRKRRIGWLDTVLLKKSIEINFFSKLCLTKIDILDSLEKIKICIGYRNKNSGIKCKDIPCCKKDWNEVIPIYEIMPGWKDTTLEITCFEKLPYFAKKFILRIEEILDVPISMISTGPHRNDIIIRNL, from the coding sequence TTGAATAATAAAAAAAATATAGCTATATTGGGTGCGCAATGGGGAGATGAAGGAAAAGGAAAAATTGTAGACTTCTTGACTAAAAATGTAGATTATGTTGTGCGATATCAAGGAGGACATAATGCTGGACATACGCTAGTTATTAATGGAAATAAAATTGTTTTACATATTTTGCCCTCTGGAATTTTACATGATAACATTGTAGCTTTAATAGCTAATGGTGTGGTATTATCTCCTGTTCATCTTATGAATGAAATCAATATGTTAGAAAGATTTCATTATAATGTTCGCAATCGAATTATTGTATCAGAATTAGCTCATTTAGTATTCAGTTATCATATTTCTATGGATTTAGCTCGAGAGAACAAGTTAGGTCAAAATGCTATTGGTACCACTAAGCAAGGCATTGGTCCTGCTTATGAAGATAAAATAGCAAGAAGAGGATTGAGGATATGTGACTTACGAGATTGGTCGTATTTTTCTGATAAGTTGAAAGATAATATTGATTATTATAATTATCAGTTAGAAAATTTTTATCATGCTAAAGGTGTGAATTATAATTCTATCATAGATGAAATTTTTTTAACAAAAGATTATCTTATTAGTATATCTCGTAACGTTTCTAAAATTTTAATGCAGTCTCAGCACGACAATAAGTCAGTTATATTTGAAGGAGCTCAAGGAAGTATGTTAGATGTAGATCATGGAATGTATCCGTATGTTACTTCTTCAAATAGTGTGTCTGGGAATATTTTCACGGGTACTGGTGCAAGATTAGACAGTATCAGAGATATTATTGGAGTAGTTAAATCATATTCTACTAGAGTTGGTAATGGTCCTTTTCCAACAGAAGTATTTGGTAAATTAGATTCTTATTTTTGTAAAAAAGGTAATGAATTTGGTTCTACTACAGGAAGAAAACGCCGTATTGGATGGTTGGATACTGTATTACTTAAAAAGTCCATAGAGATTAATTTTTTTTCAAAGTTGTGCTTAACTAAAATAGATATATTAGATAGTTTAGAAAAAATAAAAATTTGTATAGGTTACCGAAATAAAAATAGTGGTATTAAATGTAAGGACATTCCTTGTTGTAAAAAAGATTGGAATGAAGTTATTCCTATTTATGAAATAATGCCAGGCTGGAAGGATACAACTTTAGAAATTACTTGTTTTGAAAAGTTGCCTTATTTTGCAAAAAAATTTATTTTACGAATTGAGGAAATATTAGATGTTCCTATTAGTATGATATCTACTGGTCCTCATAGAAATGATATAATTATTAGAAATTTATAA
- the hflC gene encoding protease modulator HflC: MNKVFMTVFSTMLTFLFLCLFIVQEGQKGIVLRFGKVLRNSQSQPVVYNPGLYIKIPLVDTVKILDSRIQTTDNQADRFVTKEKKDLIVDSYIKWNISDFSRYYLATGGGDIFQAEMLLKRKFSDRLRSEIGRLNVKEIVTDSRGKLTNDVKDALNTGSADYTSNKIRKQNEYMMLDTKNHKYNKVLINTNSMNELGITVIDVRIKQINLPVEVSDAIYNRMRAEREAVARSQRSQGQEEAEKLKASVDYEVVKVLSEAQRKALIIRGEGEAEVAKLFSSSFNKEPIFFDFIRSLQAYEKSFKSGQDILIINPENNYFFKYMKKF, translated from the coding sequence ATGAATAAAGTTTTCATGACCGTTTTTAGTACGATGTTGACTTTTTTGTTTTTATGTTTATTTATTGTTCAAGAAGGACAGAAAGGTATTGTGTTGCGATTTGGTAAAGTGTTACGTAATAGTCAAAGTCAACCTGTAGTATATAATCCTGGTTTATATATAAAAATTCCGTTAGTGGATACAGTAAAGATTTTAGATTCTAGAATTCAAACTACAGATAATCAAGCTGATCGTTTTGTTACGAAAGAGAAAAAAGACCTTATTGTTGATTCTTATATAAAATGGAATATTAGCGATTTTAGTCGGTATTATTTAGCAACAGGGGGTGGAGATATTTTTCAAGCAGAAATGTTATTGAAGCGAAAATTTAGTGATCGATTGCGTTCGGAGATAGGTCGATTAAATGTAAAAGAAATTGTAACTGATTCTCGAGGAAAATTAACTAACGATGTGAAAGATGCTTTAAATACTGGTAGTGCAGATTATACTTCTAATAAAATTAGAAAACAAAATGAATATATGATGTTAGATACTAAAAATCATAAATATAATAAAGTATTAATTAATACTAATAGTATGAATGAGCTAGGAATTACGGTAATAGATGTACGTATCAAACAAATTAATTTACCTGTTGAAGTATCTGACGCAATATATAATAGAATGAGAGCAGAGCGAGAAGCAGTTGCTAGAAGTCAAAGATCACAGGGTCAAGAAGAAGCAGAAAAATTAAAAGCATCTGTTGATTATGAAGTTGTAAAAGTTTTATCTGAAGCACAGCGTAAAGCGTTAATAATAAGAGGAGAAGGAGAAGCTGAGGTAGCTAAGTTATTTTCTAGTTCTTTTAATAAAGAGCCTATATTTTTCGATTTTATTCGTAGTCTACAAGCTTATGAAAAAAGTTTTAAAAGTGGACAAGATATTTTAATAATTAATCCAGAAAACAACTATTTTTTTAAATATATGAAAAAGTTTTAA
- the hflK gene encoding FtsH protease activity modulator HflK, translated as MVWNQPSSNEPNLDPWSNHDRKSEDFKNKKNKFFNFIEFKNFLSSFRTRKSFFCNNSKFFKFVKNPIVLIFITVFLSFIINGFYTIKEAERGVITRFGKFSHLVEPGLNWKLMLIDKVTPVDIKTVKELATSGIMLTSDENVVRVEMNVQYRITNPVQYLFSVTNPDDSLREATDSALRGVIGHSTMGRILTEGRTVIRSDTQKEIEKTILPYEMGITILDVNFQTARPPEEVKSAFDDAIAARENREQYIREAEAYVNEVQPKANGTAQRILEEARAYKSRIIAEAKGEVIRFSKILPWYKSSKKITIERLYIESMEKIFSNIKKILINDNALFLSLDSLVFQKNKLSTSNDSSKKDVSLDNASNLKKDKNEESTINKLNEDVMDQRKINSVRSDCIKEGSNE; from the coding sequence ATGGTTTGGAATCAGCCAAGTAGTAATGAACCTAATCTCGATCCTTGGAGTAATCATGATCGAAAATCGGAAGATTTCAAAAATAAAAAAAATAAGTTTTTTAATTTTATTGAATTTAAAAATTTTCTTAGTTCTTTCAGAACTAGAAAGAGTTTTTTTTGTAATAATTCAAAGTTTTTTAAGTTTGTTAAGAACCCTATAGTGCTAATTTTTATAACAGTTTTTCTTTCTTTTATAATTAATGGTTTTTATACTATTAAAGAAGCAGAGCGAGGAGTAATAACACGTTTTGGAAAATTTAGCCATTTAGTAGAACCTGGTTTAAATTGGAAATTAATGCTTATTGATAAAGTAACTCCTGTTGATATTAAGACTGTTAAAGAATTAGCAACTTCAGGTATTATGTTAACTTCTGATGAAAATGTTGTTCGGGTAGAAATGAATGTTCAGTATCGTATTACTAATCCAGTACAATATTTGTTCTCTGTAACTAATCCAGATGATAGTTTACGAGAGGCTACTGACAGTGCGTTAAGAGGCGTAATAGGTCATTCTACTATGGGACGTATTTTGACTGAAGGTAGAACTGTAATTAGAAGTGATACTCAGAAAGAAATAGAAAAAACAATATTACCATATGAAATGGGTATAACTATATTAGATGTAAATTTTCAGACAGCTAGACCTCCTGAAGAAGTAAAATCTGCTTTTGACGATGCTATTGCCGCAAGAGAGAATAGGGAACAGTATATTAGAGAAGCAGAAGCTTATGTCAATGAAGTTCAACCTAAAGCAAATGGTACAGCTCAACGTATTTTAGAAGAGGCAAGAGCTTATAAATCTCGTATAATAGCAGAAGCTAAAGGAGAAGTAATTAGATTTTCAAAAATACTTCCTTGGTATAAATCTTCAAAAAAGATTACTATAGAAAGACTATATATTGAATCTATGGAAAAAATATTTAGTAACATTAAGAAAATATTGATTAACGATAACGCGTTGTTTTTATCTTTAGATAGTTTAGTGTTTCAAAAAAATAAATTATCTACATCTAATGATTCTTCTAAAAAAGATGTTTCTTTAGATAACGCTTCTAACTTAAAAAAAGATAAAAATGAAGAATCTACTATAAATAAATTAAATGAAGATGTAATGGATCAAAGAAAAATAAATTCAGTTAGAAGTGATTGTATAAAAGAGGGTAGTAATGAATAA
- the miaA gene encoding tRNA (adenosine(37)-N6)-dimethylallyltransferase MiaA has product MITKNKKFKRLFVIFLMGPTACGKSMIALKLRKLIPVELISVDSALVYRDMNIGTAKPTKSELLYNPYHLIDIKDPMERYSVSEFQSDALEAIQHVISKDKVPLLVGGTMFYFKVLLEGLPKLPPSNYDVRSYLYSMKNNKNFLHNKLKEIDVTSSKRIHPNDIQRILRALEIFYISGKTLTELTMSKNYKFPYDVIQFSIIPYSKDWLKKNIYIRFHKMLFLGFQNEVENLLRRGDLHIDLPSIRCVGYRQMWNYLLNSLSYDEMIFQSISATKKLAKNQLTWLKNWKNIYELKNFGNIDNLSHQIVKIIKNTYF; this is encoded by the coding sequence ATGATTACTAAAAATAAAAAATTTAAAAGATTATTTGTTATATTTTTGATGGGCCCCACTGCATGTGGGAAAAGTATGATTGCATTAAAGTTAAGAAAATTGATTCCAGTTGAACTAATTAGTGTAGACTCGGCATTAGTTTATCGTGATATGAATATTGGTACAGCAAAACCCACTAAATCGGAACTATTATATAATCCATATCATTTAATTGATATTAAGGATCCTATGGAAAGGTATTCTGTAAGTGAGTTTCAGAGCGATGCTTTAGAAGCAATACAACACGTAATTTCTAAAGATAAAGTTCCGTTGCTTGTTGGAGGGACGATGTTTTATTTTAAAGTTTTATTGGAAGGATTGCCGAAATTACCTCCATCAAACTATGATGTTCGTTCATATTTGTATTCTATGAAAAACAATAAAAATTTTTTGCATAACAAATTAAAAGAAATTGATGTTACTTCTTCAAAAAGAATTCATCCCAATGATATTCAAAGAATTTTAAGAGCTTTAGAAATATTTTATATATCTGGAAAGACGTTAACAGAACTTACAATGTCAAAGAATTATAAATTTCCATATGATGTAATTCAATTTTCAATTATTCCATATAGTAAGGATTGGTTAAAAAAGAATATATATATTCGATTTCATAAAATGTTATTTCTTGGTTTTCAAAATGAAGTGGAAAATTTACTACGACGTGGAGATTTACATATTGACTTACCTTCTATACGTTGTGTAGGATATCGACAAATGTGGAATTATCTTTTAAATAGTTTAAGTTATGATGAAATGATTTTTCAATCTATTTCTGCTACTAAAAAATTGGCTAAAAATCAATTGACATGGTTAAAAAATTGGAAAAATATATATGAGTTAAAAAATTTTGGAAATATAGATAATTTAAGTCATCAAATAGTTAAAATTATTAAAAACACATATTTTTAA
- a CDS encoding mannitol-1-phosphate 5-dehydrogenase: protein MMQALHFGAGNIGRGFIGPMLIHSGFDLIFSDINEKIIDAINFFNEYKIETLGKNSHLDKIKNIKAIHLCDSDIISVIKNSDVITTAVGVNVINSLASIISKGIIYKIKSGEKKFLNIMACENSFRCTSELKKNVLFFLPKKYHQYLEDNVGFVDTVVDRIVSSDYKKNENILFIKVEPFKEFICDINQFRGHIPNIINMQLSDNLNAYSERKLFTVNTGHAIAAYLGVVYGYENMFDSISDKNIYDVVCGAMYESGNVLVLRHNFDKITHNRYINSILSRFKSSYFSDDLRRIGRNPLRKLQKNDRLIKPILGTLEYKTPNINLIKGVSATLCYTDVNDSEAVELNYLIQNKGIDHILSNISFLDLELSICNLIKKYFWFFKNNLIN from the coding sequence ATGATGCAGGCATTACATTTCGGAGCTGGAAATATAGGTCGTGGTTTTATTGGGCCAATGTTGATTCATTCGGGTTTTGATTTAATTTTTTCTGACATTAATGAAAAAATTATTGATGCTATAAATTTTTTTAATGAATACAAGATTGAAACATTAGGTAAAAATTCTCATTTAGATAAAATTAAAAATATAAAAGCTATACATTTATGTGATTCAGATATTATATCTGTTATTAAAAATTCGGATGTGATTACAACAGCGGTAGGAGTCAATGTTATTAATTCTTTGGCTAGTATTATTTCCAAAGGAATAATATATAAAATAAAATCTGGTGAAAAAAAATTTTTAAATATTATGGCATGCGAAAATTCTTTTCGTTGTACTTCAGAACTTAAAAAAAATGTTTTATTTTTTTTGCCTAAAAAATATCATCAATATTTAGAAGATAATGTGGGATTTGTAGATACAGTAGTGGATAGGATTGTATCTTCTGATTATAAAAAAAATGAAAATATATTATTTATTAAGGTAGAGCCATTTAAAGAGTTTATATGTGATATAAATCAGTTTAGAGGACATATTCCTAATATTATTAATATGCAATTAAGCGATAATTTGAATGCTTATAGCGAACGAAAGTTGTTTACAGTAAATACGGGACATGCTATTGCTGCATATTTAGGTGTAGTTTATGGATATGAAAATATGTTTGATTCTATTTCTGATAAAAATATATATGATGTGGTATGTGGGGCAATGTATGAAAGTGGAAATGTATTAGTACTGCGTCATAATTTTGATAAAATTACACATAATCGTTACATTAATTCTATTTTGTCGAGATTTAAAAGTTCTTATTTTTCTGATGATTTAAGAAGGATAGGTCGAAATCCTTTGAGAAAATTGCAAAAAAACGATCGTTTAATCAAACCTATTCTGGGAACTTTAGAATATAAAACTCCTAATATAAATTTAATAAAAGGCGTTTCGGCTACATTATGTTATACAGATGTTAATGATAGTGAAGCAGTAGAGTTGAACTATTTAATTCAAAATAAGGGTATTGATCATATTTTATCAAACATTAGTTTTTTGGATTTAGAATTATCTATTTGTAATTTAATTAAGAAATATTTTTGGTTTTTTAAGAATAATCTTATTAATTAG
- a CDS encoding PTS mannitol transporter subunit IICBA, protein MSMLIKVKIQNIGRFLSKMIIPNISAFIAWGLISGLFLNFGWIPNENLEKVINPMIIYLFPILIASTGGRLMHGKRGAIVGSIAIIGAIVNTTLPMLLGAMIIGPLGGWCIRGFDSIIKGKVSSSFEMLVNNFSAGIIGIFLSIVSFFVIGPIIEEFSNILEYSVSVIVKHNCLPLIAIFIEPAKVLFLNNAINHGIFSSLGMQEVDIFKKSIFFLIESNPGPGIGMLLALFFLQHKNKNVQSNLKSAIIIQLLGGIHEIYFPYVLLNPRLIIALILGGMTNIFILMIFGGGLISTASPGSIISILAMTPKNLYIVNMFAVSMSCLISFLMSLVILRIFNKLFQNDMKTVSVKHMKNNFKPQYNKKVFNNFQFNVFTKINKIIVACDAGMGSSAIGAEMLKKVLCSLNVNIIVSNSAIDSIPNDTDLVITHKNLTERAKVKHPQFQHLSLNNFLDRDFYKKLGSDLIKLKTNHVNSTCNNIIKKESNKDKNIFSFRKENIFLNQTAKNKQEAIKFIGKQLVNQGYVKQEYISAMLEREEIMSTWLGESIALPHGTIQAKDFILKTGAIFCQFPKGVRFGDHSDDIACLVIGIAARNNEHVMVVSSITKALDDHKVIKALSKTNDINDILRLFN, encoded by the coding sequence ATGTCGATGTTAATAAAAGTTAAAATTCAAAATATTGGTCGATTTTTAAGTAAAATGATTATACCAAATATTAGCGCTTTTATTGCATGGGGATTAATTAGTGGTTTATTTCTTAATTTTGGATGGATTCCAAATGAAAATTTAGAAAAAGTAATTAATCCAATGATAATTTATCTTTTTCCTATCTTAATTGCTAGTACTGGTGGACGGTTAATGCATGGGAAAAGAGGAGCTATTGTTGGCAGTATAGCTATAATAGGGGCTATAGTTAATACTACTCTACCTATGTTATTAGGTGCTATGATCATTGGACCTTTAGGAGGATGGTGTATTCGTGGGTTTGATAGTATTATTAAAGGTAAGGTTTCTAGTAGTTTTGAAATGTTGGTAAATAATTTTTCAGCTGGAATTATTGGAATATTTTTGTCGATAGTTTCTTTTTTCGTTATTGGTCCAATTATTGAAGAATTTTCTAATATTCTAGAATATAGTGTGAGTGTGATAGTAAAACATAACTGTTTGCCTTTAATTGCAATTTTTATTGAACCTGCAAAAGTATTATTTTTAAATAATGCTATTAATCATGGAATCTTTTCTTCTTTGGGCATGCAAGAAGTAGATATTTTTAAAAAGTCTATTTTCTTTTTAATTGAATCAAATCCAGGTCCTGGTATTGGTATGCTTTTAGCATTGTTTTTTTTACAGCATAAAAACAAAAATGTTCAATCAAATTTAAAGAGCGCTATTATTATTCAACTTTTAGGTGGAATTCATGAAATATATTTTCCTTATGTTTTATTAAATCCAAGATTAATTATAGCCTTAATTTTAGGTGGAATGACTAATATATTTATATTAATGATTTTTGGAGGTGGATTAATATCAACGGCTTCTCCTGGTTCTATTATATCAATTTTGGCTATGACACCGAAAAATTTATATATTGTTAATATGTTTGCTGTTTCAATGTCATGTTTAATATCGTTTTTAATGTCTTTAGTGATATTAAGGATTTTTAATAAATTATTTCAAAATGATATGAAAACAGTATCAGTTAAACATATGAAAAACAATTTTAAACCTCAATATAATAAGAAAGTTTTTAATAATTTTCAATTTAATGTTTTTACAAAGATAAATAAAATAATTGTTGCTTGTGATGCAGGAATGGGTTCTAGTGCAATAGGTGCTGAAATGTTAAAAAAAGTTTTATGTTCTTTAAATGTTAATATTATCGTTTCTAACTCTGCTATTGACTCTATTCCTAATGATACCGATTTAGTCATTACTCATAAAAATTTAACTGAAAGAGCTAAAGTCAAACATCCCCAATTTCAGCATTTATCTCTGAATAATTTTTTAGATCGAGATTTTTATAAAAAATTAGGAAGTGATTTAATAAAGTTAAAAACTAATCATGTTAATTCAACATGTAACAATATAATTAAGAAAGAAAGTAATAAGGATAAAAATATATTTTCTTTTAGGAAAGAAAATATATTTTTAAATCAAACTGCTAAGAATAAACAAGAGGCTATTAAGTTCATAGGAAAACAACTAGTAAATCAAGGATATGTAAAACAAGAATATATTTCAGCTATGTTAGAACGAGAAGAAATTATGTCTACATGGTTAGGAGAATCAATTGCTTTACCGCATGGTACTATACAGGCAAAAGATTTTATATTGAAAACAGGAGCAATATTTTGTCAATTTCCTAAAGGTGTGCGTTTTGGAGATCATTCTGATGATATTGCATGTTTGGTAATAGGTATTGCTGCACGTAATAATGAACACGTTATGGTAGTGAGTAGTATTACAAAGGCTTTAGATGATCATAAAGTAATTAAAGCTTTGTCTAAAACAAATGACATTAATGATATTTTAAGACTATTTAATTAA
- the pgi gene encoding glucose-6-phosphate isomerase → MKNINPIKTYSWESLKRHFQKIKNLHMKDLFFQDKQRFSRFSINFNDQILIDFSKNRITSETMSKLLMLAEEVDLIDAMQCMFNGEKINCTEGRAVLHTALRNNSDSPVMYNKKNVMIDIKKVLKKMKLFSESVINGVWKGFTGKSITDVVNIGIGGSDLGPSMVVKALNAYKNHLKIHFVSNMDGSHISNVLKKLCPETTLFLIVSKTFSTQETIINANTAKMWMMKYFHTESCIDQHFIAISENMKNAVSFGIKSENIFLFWNWVGGRYSLWSSVGLSIVLSIGFNNFSKLLNGAYAMDQHYVNTTLSKNIPVILALIGIWYNNFFLSETEAILPYDQNMRRFPAFLQQTNMESNGKNIDRNGFPVTWQTGPIIWGEPGTNGQHAFYQLLHQGTKLIPCDFIASIHPNNSILIDHHIQLLSHFFSQTKALAFGKFKENIDQDTINTTYQSKKLFNVSPYKAFEGNRPSNSIFMHKVNPYNLGSLIALYEHKVFTQGVIFNIFTFDQWGVELGKNLAKSISLTLTNNLEETKYDSSTNGLINFYKLLR, encoded by the coding sequence ATGAAAAATATTAATCCTATCAAAACCTATTCTTGGGAAAGTTTAAAACGACATTTCCAAAAAATAAAGAATTTGCATATGAAAGATTTATTCTTTCAAGATAAGCAGAGATTTTCTAGATTTTCTATAAATTTTAATGATCAAATATTGATAGATTTTTCTAAAAATAGAATTACTAGTGAAACAATGTCGAAATTGCTTATGCTAGCAGAGGAAGTAGATTTAATTGATGCCATGCAATGTATGTTCAATGGGGAGAAAATAAATTGTACTGAAGGTCGTGCGGTTCTACATACGGCATTAAGAAATAATAGTGATAGTCCAGTTATGTATAATAAAAAAAATGTCATGATTGACATAAAAAAAGTTCTTAAAAAGATGAAATTATTTTCAGAATCGGTTATTAATGGAGTGTGGAAAGGATTTACAGGAAAATCTATTACCGATGTAGTAAATATTGGGATTGGAGGATCAGACTTAGGTCCTTCTATGGTAGTTAAAGCACTGAATGCTTATAAAAATCATTTAAAAATACATTTTGTATCTAATATGGATGGTTCGCATATTTCTAATGTTTTGAAAAAATTATGTCCAGAAACAACGTTATTTTTGATTGTTTCTAAAACATTTTCTACTCAGGAAACAATTATTAATGCTAATACAGCTAAAATGTGGATGATGAAATATTTTCACACTGAAAGTTGTATAGATCAACATTTTATTGCAATATCTGAAAATATGAAAAATGCAGTTAGTTTTGGTATTAAATCTGAAAACATATTTTTGTTTTGGAATTGGGTTGGTGGGCGTTATTCGTTATGGTCTTCTGTAGGATTATCTATTGTTCTTTCTATTGGATTTAATAATTTTTCAAAGCTTCTTAATGGAGCATATGCGATGGATCAACATTATGTAAATACTACTTTAAGTAAAAATATACCTGTTATATTAGCATTAATAGGTATTTGGTATAATAACTTTTTTTTATCAGAAACAGAAGCAATTTTGCCATATGATCAAAATATGCGCCGTTTTCCAGCGTTTCTTCAACAGACTAATATGGAATCTAACGGGAAAAATATTGATAGAAATGGTTTTCCAGTAACTTGGCAAACTGGTCCAATTATTTGGGGGGAGCCAGGTACTAACGGTCAACATGCGTTTTATCAATTATTACACCAAGGTACTAAATTAATTCCTTGTGATTTTATAGCTTCAATACATCCTAATAATAGTATTTTAATTGATCATCATATACAATTATTATCTCATTTTTTTTCACAAACTAAAGCGTTAGCGTTTGGGAAATTTAAAGAGAATATAGATCAAGATACAATAAATACTACATATCAATCCAAGAAATTATTTAATGTATCTCCTTATAAAGCATTTGAAGGAAATAGGCCAAGTAATTCTATTTTTATGCATAAAGTAAATCCCTATAATTTAGGTTCTTTAATCGCATTATATGAACATAAAGTATTTACACAAGGTGTTATATTTAATATTTTTACATTTGATCAATGGGGTGTAGAATTAGGAAAAAATCTTGCAAAATCTATTTCTCTTACTTTAACCAATAATTTAGAAGAAACTAAATATGATTCATCTACAAATGGATTAATTAATTTTTATAAATTGTTGCGTTAG
- the orn gene encoding oligoribonuclease, translating to MNINKNNLIWIDLEMTGLNPNKHKIIEVAVLITNKELDILSTQPTIAIFQNDTQLKLMNLWNQNIHFKNGLINRVQKSLYNEKLAEIKTISFLKKWVPKNTSPMCGNTVSKDRQFLFKYMPTLEKYFHYRQIDVSTIKELAIRWNPQLYKKFKKINNHQALNDLYESVKELKYYQKNWLNIHV from the coding sequence ATGAATATCAATAAGAATAATTTAATATGGATTGACTTAGAAATGACAGGTTTAAATCCAAATAAACATAAAATTATTGAAGTTGCCGTATTAATCACTAATAAAGAGTTAGACATACTCTCTACTCAACCCACTATAGCAATTTTTCAAAATGATACTCAATTAAAATTAATGAATCTTTGGAATCAAAATATTCATTTCAAAAACGGATTAATAAATCGAGTTCAAAAAAGTTTATATAATGAAAAATTAGCCGAAATTAAAACTATTTCTTTTTTAAAAAAATGGGTTCCTAAAAATACATCACCTATGTGCGGAAATACTGTCAGTAAAGATAGACAATTTCTATTTAAATATATGCCTACTTTAGAAAAATATTTTCATTATAGACAAATAGATGTAAGTACAATAAAAGAGCTAGCTATAAGATGGAACCCTCAATTGTATAAAAAATTCAAAAAAATAAATAATCATCAAGCACTCAACGATTTATACGAATCAGTAAAAGAATTAAAATATTATCAAAAAAATTGGTTAAACATCCACGTCTAA